The Halococcus sediminicola genome has a segment encoding these proteins:
- a CDS encoding deoxyhypusine synthase — protein MDEDSHEHVVPGSDETLDTPDVHGYEFRDGVDFRELLASYATTGFQATALAEAIDIAERMQEADATTYLTCTSNIVSSGLREVVAALVREGYIDVLITTSGALTEDVIKTQKPFKMGSWNADEAALREEGINRLGNIFVPSDRYVWLEEYLYDFFDDFFAEEKTRTPTAFARELGATLDDENSVLKQASDNDVPVYCPALTDAEVGNFLYYYRQSYDPEVDIALLDDYETLIEGGMDADTTGLIAVGDGVPKHHAIMTNLFRGGADYAIYISTGMEGDGSLSGAPPTEAVSWGKIKADERNYTQIQAEATLVFPLLVAGAFF, from the coding sequence ATGGACGAGGATTCCCACGAGCACGTCGTGCCCGGAAGCGACGAGACGCTCGACACGCCCGACGTGCACGGCTACGAGTTCCGCGATGGAGTCGATTTCCGGGAGCTGCTCGCGAGCTACGCGACGACGGGCTTTCAGGCGACGGCGCTCGCCGAGGCCATCGACATCGCCGAACGGATGCAGGAGGCCGACGCGACGACCTACCTCACCTGCACCTCGAACATCGTCTCCTCGGGACTTCGCGAGGTCGTCGCGGCGCTCGTCCGTGAAGGCTACATCGATGTACTCATCACCACCTCGGGCGCACTGACCGAGGACGTCATCAAGACCCAGAAGCCGTTCAAGATGGGGTCCTGGAACGCCGACGAGGCGGCGCTGCGCGAGGAGGGGATCAACCGGCTCGGCAACATCTTCGTCCCCTCGGACAGATACGTGTGGCTCGAAGAGTACCTCTACGACTTCTTCGACGACTTCTTCGCCGAGGAGAAGACCCGGACACCGACCGCGTTCGCCCGCGAACTCGGAGCGACCCTCGACGACGAGAACTCGGTCCTGAAACAGGCCAGCGACAACGACGTTCCCGTGTACTGTCCGGCGCTCACCGACGCCGAGGTGGGCAACTTCCTCTACTACTACCGCCAGAGCTACGACCCGGAGGTGGACATCGCGCTGCTCGACGACTACGAGACGCTCATCGAGGGCGGGATGGACGCCGACACGACCGGTCTCATTGCCGTGGGCGACGGCGTACCGAAACACCACGCGATCATGACGAACCTCTTCCGTGGCGGGGCGGACTACGCGATCTACATCTCGACGGGCATGGAGGGTGACGGCTCGCTATCGGGCGCGCCGCCGACCGAGGCCGTCTCGTGGGGGAAGATCAAGGCCGACGAGCGCAACTACACCCAGATCCAGGCCGAGGCGACGCTCGTCTTTCCGCTGCTGGTCGCCGGCGCGTTCTTTTAG
- the gfcR gene encoding transcriptional regulator GfcR → MKNVDDLIESANELAGQGLSNGEIADELNVSRETASWLVERGEGTATTAREPTDALDDIHVDWSALGRDSTRLADVGHAMADLLGGEDDIDLVVGIEKAGTPLATTVALELGADLAAYAPRKHQWEEGDIEDLSGSFSRNFAEIRDRDCYVIDDTITSGTTMTETIDAITEQGGTPVGCGVLVDKQGVEELEGVPVESLLQVIRVSREE, encoded by the coding sequence ATGAAGAACGTCGACGACCTCATCGAGAGCGCGAACGAGCTGGCTGGGCAGGGCCTCTCGAACGGCGAAATCGCCGACGAGCTGAACGTCTCGCGCGAGACGGCGAGCTGGCTGGTCGAGCGCGGCGAGGGGACCGCTACGACCGCCCGCGAACCGACCGACGCGCTCGACGACATCCATGTCGACTGGAGCGCGCTCGGCCGGGACAGCACCCGTCTCGCCGACGTGGGTCACGCGATGGCGGACCTCCTCGGCGGCGAGGACGACATCGACCTCGTGGTCGGTATCGAGAAGGCCGGCACGCCGCTCGCGACCACCGTGGCGCTCGAACTCGGTGCGGACCTCGCCGCCTACGCGCCGCGCAAACACCAGTGGGAGGAAGGCGACATCGAGGACCTCAGTGGGAGTTTCTCGCGGAACTTCGCCGAGATTCGGGATCGAGACTGCTACGTGATCGACGACACCATCACCAGCGGCACGACGATGACCGAGACCATCGACGCCATCACCGAACAGGGCGGCACGCCCGTCGGCTGTGGCGTGCTGGTGGACAAACAGGGCGTTGAGGAACTGGAGGGTGTGCCAGTCGAGTCGCTGCTGCAGGTCATCCGCGTGAGCCGCGAGGAATAG
- the aglG gene encoding glucosyl-dolichyl phosphate glucuronosyltransferase → MRVSVVLCTYDEASFERFRDAADSVLAQTYPTELVVVVDGSPALAERVRETYGSHDDVRLFVNDENRGLLESRNTGVELAAGDVVAFLDDDARAHPAWVERLVAAYEDEDALAVGGRMVPEWVAGKPSFLPAEFYWLVGVTHRGFGPDGDEQRKGEVRNTFGSNLSFRREVFTSLGGFDPAIGGRKGSKNLQGGETELCARLEEEYGEGVHYMPAAEVAHKVFDYRTKPRWLADRAFWQGYSKRAMEGLVPDSTGEESAFLGRLLTDFLPHRLRELYREPTGGKLLQLLSLVAFTLLVGLGYCYGVLSPPDEFDR, encoded by the coding sequence ATGCGGGTCTCAGTCGTGCTCTGCACCTACGACGAGGCGTCGTTCGAGCGCTTCCGTGACGCGGCCGACAGCGTGCTCGCCCAGACCTATCCCACGGAACTCGTGGTCGTCGTCGATGGCTCGCCCGCCCTCGCAGAGCGCGTCCGCGAGACCTACGGCAGCCACGACGACGTCCGACTCTTCGTGAACGACGAGAACCGCGGCCTTCTCGAAAGCCGGAACACGGGTGTCGAACTCGCCGCGGGTGACGTCGTGGCCTTCCTCGACGACGACGCACGCGCCCACCCCGCGTGGGTCGAGCGGCTGGTCGCGGCCTACGAAGACGAGGACGCGCTCGCGGTCGGCGGGCGGATGGTTCCCGAGTGGGTCGCCGGCAAGCCCTCCTTCCTGCCCGCGGAGTTCTACTGGCTCGTCGGCGTCACCCACCGCGGGTTCGGTCCCGATGGCGACGAGCAGCGCAAGGGAGAAGTCCGGAACACGTTCGGCTCGAACCTCTCCTTTCGCCGTGAAGTCTTCACGAGCCTCGGCGGGTTCGACCCCGCCATCGGCGGGCGGAAAGGCAGCAAGAATTTACAGGGCGGCGAGACCGAACTCTGTGCCCGCCTCGAAGAAGAGTACGGCGAGGGCGTCCACTACATGCCGGCCGCCGAGGTCGCCCACAAGGTCTTCGATTACCGGACGAAACCACGCTGGCTCGCCGACCGCGCGTTCTGGCAGGGCTACTCCAAGCGCGCGATGGAAGGTCTCGTCCCGGACTCGACCGGCGAGGAGAGCGCCTTTCTCGGCCGACTGCTCACCGACTTCCTCCCTCACCGACTCCGAGAGCTGTACCGCGAACCGACCGGCGGAAAGCTACTCCAACTGCTCTCGCTCGTCGCGTTCACACTCTTGGTCGGACTCGGCTACTGTTACGGTGTCCTCAGTCCGCCCGACGAGTTCGATCGATGA
- a CDS encoding rhamnosyltransferase WsaF family glycosyltransferase, whose translation MIGDEKPDERDDPCVLWLTPDKPANISVGRRRIADRLEASGFDVTLRGTTPRTVCQSLRKHEEYDAVLGTTRSGAFAGSLLKLLGTPFVVDHIDPIRQFADTNPQPLSIAVRAAENLAFRLADHTLYVYDEEHERVSRYARETTKTGLGVSYERFATPDPEIVAAANDRLHEAGVDADERLAIYVGGLEPIYHIQELLAAMDRLQEWTLVVLGTGSLAPAVEHAAGERENVVFLGTVAHESIPGYLHAADVGVSLVDDPHTLKVLEYAAAGLSVVQARGRAEARFGEYAEFCEPRPPEIAAAIEHAGEREGDDSFREYVARFDYERVAETYRAVLDEIVRK comes from the coding sequence ATGATCGGGGACGAAAAGCCCGACGAGCGCGACGATCCGTGTGTGCTCTGGCTCACGCCCGACAAGCCCGCGAACATCAGTGTCGGCCGCCGGCGGATCGCCGACCGACTCGAAGCCAGTGGGTTCGACGTGACGCTTCGGGGAACGACGCCACGAACGGTGTGCCAGTCGCTGCGCAAGCATGAGGAGTACGACGCGGTTCTCGGCACGACTCGATCCGGTGCGTTCGCGGGTTCGCTACTGAAACTCCTCGGAACGCCGTTCGTCGTCGATCACATCGACCCCATCCGGCAGTTCGCCGACACCAATCCACAACCCCTTTCGATCGCGGTACGAGCCGCCGAGAACCTCGCCTTTCGATTAGCTGACCACACCCTCTACGTCTACGACGAAGAACACGAACGGGTCTCGCGCTACGCCCGCGAAACGACGAAAACGGGTCTCGGGGTGAGCTACGAGCGCTTCGCGACCCCCGATCCCGAAATCGTTGCGGCCGCCAACGACCGACTCCACGAGGCGGGTGTCGACGCCGACGAGCGGCTGGCGATCTACGTCGGTGGTCTCGAACCGATCTACCATATCCAAGAGCTGCTCGCGGCGATGGACCGTCTCCAAGAGTGGACGCTGGTCGTGCTCGGCACGGGGTCGCTCGCGCCGGCGGTCGAGCACGCTGCTGGCGAACGCGAGAACGTCGTCTTCCTCGGCACGGTCGCCCACGAGTCGATCCCGGGCTATCTGCACGCCGCCGACGTCGGCGTCTCGCTGGTCGACGATCCCCACACGCTGAAGGTCCTCGAATACGCCGCAGCGGGGCTGTCGGTGGTGCAGGCACGTGGCCGCGCCGAAGCACGATTTGGAGAATACGCCGAGTTCTGTGAGCCTCGCCCGCCGGAAATCGCCGCCGCGATCGAGCACGCCGGCGAGCGCGAGGGTGACGATTCGTTCCGCGAATACGTCGCCCGCTTCGACTACGAGCGGGTGGCCGAAACCTATCGAGCGGTTCTCGACGAAATCGTGAGGAAATAG
- a CDS encoding Gfo/Idh/MocA family protein: MNTDQPLRVGVIGTGYIGTTVGGQFHHHPKSTVEAITEIDADRRETAAERFGVSEGALYEDYREMIAGTELDAILVGTPHTLHHEQILAGLEADLHVFCDKPLATDLDHAKEIAERVEGSSRTLMVGYQRHLNPAFISARERFQGSKPEWMTAEITQNWLPRFTDTWRTDPDLSGGGMLYDTGSHLLDGLLWTSGLEPTAVFSRMEFVDDERRVDSEATVLIEFANGATANVTVSGDLPCVREHIHLWNDEGAVSLDGRQWEPRSVTDIDTENTEHVPYLDHDEQVNKAEAFLTAIEEDSAPPATVHDALRVTAVTEAAYESARAGEWIDVDLD, from the coding sequence ATGAACACGGACCAGCCACTCCGCGTGGGCGTCATCGGCACCGGCTACATCGGGACGACCGTCGGCGGCCAGTTCCACCACCACCCGAAATCGACGGTCGAGGCGATCACCGAAATCGACGCCGACCGCCGGGAGACCGCTGCCGAGCGATTCGGGGTTTCCGAGGGCGCGCTGTACGAGGACTACCGGGAGATGATTGCGGGCACGGAGTTGGACGCGATTCTCGTCGGGACGCCCCACACACTCCATCACGAGCAGATCCTCGCGGGTCTCGAGGCGGACCTGCACGTGTTCTGTGACAAGCCGCTGGCCACGGACTTGGACCACGCCAAGGAGATCGCCGAGCGCGTCGAGGGAAGTTCTCGAACGCTGATGGTCGGTTACCAGCGCCACCTCAACCCGGCGTTCATCTCCGCACGCGAGCGATTTCAGGGCTCGAAACCGGAGTGGATGACCGCCGAGATCACGCAGAACTGGCTCCCACGGTTCACCGATACGTGGAGAACCGACCCCGACCTCTCGGGCGGCGGGATGCTCTACGATACGGGTAGTCACCTGCTCGACGGGCTGCTCTGGACCTCGGGACTGGAGCCGACGGCCGTCTTCTCGCGCATGGAGTTCGTCGACGACGAACGGCGCGTCGACAGCGAGGCCACAGTGTTGATAGAGTTCGCGAACGGCGCGACGGCGAACGTCACGGTCTCGGGCGATCTGCCCTGTGTCCGCGAGCACATTCACCTCTGGAACGACGAGGGCGCGGTCTCGCTCGACGGCCGGCAGTGGGAACCACGCAGCGTGACCGATATCGACACCGAGAACACCGAACACGTCCCCTACCTCGACCACGACGAGCAGGTGAACAAGGCCGAGGCGTTCCTCACGGCCATTGAGGAGGACAGCGCGCCGCCCGCGACCGTCCACGACGCGCTGCGCGTCACCGCCGTCACCGAAGCCGCCTACGAGTCCGCGCGCGCCGGCGAGTGGATCGACGTCGATCTCGACTGA
- a CDS encoding DUF368 domain-containing protein: MSAAREWLSIYLKGVFMGAADAVPGVSGGTIALITGIYERLIRAITSLDPRALRHLPRLHRRSERAAFRAALVGMDIPFLLALGMGILTALVTVARVMDYAFETYPGLVAALFFGLIAASAVVLAEHVALDTPRRIAVAVFGFVFAFLLSGPEVSGSMPNSPVFVFVAGSIAIAGMILPGISGAFFLYVLGQYEYLTGTLTEFTNALAGLFAGGSLAALVEPGIVVVAFGLGALIGLFSIAYAIRWALANYRDATLTFLVSLMVGALRLPATEVLQNTPEATPMAVGSVVAVAVAGGALVVLVDRFTEDIEFA, encoded by the coding sequence ATGAGCGCGGCACGCGAGTGGCTCTCGATCTACCTCAAGGGCGTGTTCATGGGCGCCGCGGACGCGGTGCCGGGCGTCTCTGGAGGCACTATCGCGCTCATCACGGGCATCTACGAGCGCTTGATTCGAGCTATCACGAGCCTCGACCCGCGGGCGCTGCGCCATCTCCCTCGCCTCCACCGACGGAGCGAGCGGGCCGCCTTCCGGGCCGCGCTCGTCGGGATGGACATCCCGTTCCTGCTCGCGCTCGGGATGGGAATTCTCACGGCGCTGGTCACCGTCGCGCGGGTCATGGACTACGCCTTCGAGACGTATCCGGGGCTGGTCGCCGCGCTGTTTTTCGGTCTCATCGCCGCCTCGGCGGTCGTCCTCGCCGAACACGTCGCGCTCGATACCCCCCGACGAATCGCCGTCGCCGTCTTCGGGTTCGTCTTCGCGTTCTTGCTTTCCGGACCCGAGGTCAGCGGCTCGATGCCGAACTCGCCGGTGTTCGTCTTCGTCGCCGGCTCCATCGCCATCGCGGGGATGATCCTGCCCGGTATCTCGGGGGCCTTCTTCCTCTACGTCCTCGGCCAGTACGAGTACCTGACGGGGACGTTGACGGAGTTCACGAACGCGCTCGCCGGACTGTTTGCCGGTGGGAGCCTTGCGGCGCTCGTCGAACCCGGCATCGTCGTCGTCGCGTTCGGTCTCGGCGCACTCATCGGACTCTTCTCGATCGCCTACGCCATCCGCTGGGCGCTTGCGAACTACCGCGACGCTACTCTCACCTTTCTCGTGAGTCTGATGGTCGGTGCGCTCAGGCTTCCCGCCACGGAGGTGCTACAGAACACGCCCGAGGCGACGCCGATGGCGGTCGGGAGCGTGGTGGCCGTCGCCGTCGCGGGCGGCGCGCTCGTCGTTCTCGTCGATCGGTTCACCGAGGACATCGAGTTCGCGTGA
- a CDS encoding Gfo/Idh/MocA family protein, with protein MALKIGVLGYRFMGKAHSNAFARLPMFFDDAPDIERHTLVGRDEEALADAADRLGFAHTETEWEDTMNEVDVFYNLGPNHLHPEPSIAALEADTPVFCEKPLAPTVEDAERMAAAAGESDAIAGCAFNYRFVPAIQYAKNLIDAGDLGTIRHVRGHYLQDWGTDPDDPWSWRMDADLAGSGALGDLGAHTVDLARFLVGEQAGDIERVSGHTETFIEERPVENGDETRPVTVDDAYSAQAAFEGDAMGTFEASRMASGHKNDHTIAVHGSEGSLKFSLERLNELEVLRGDSRGYETVLVTDESDPYVEHWWPPGHVLGWEHTFVHEDYEFLSAVAAGEHYEPSFETATGVQRVLDAIEQSDERGEWVTVE; from the coding sequence ATGGCACTCAAAATCGGCGTCCTCGGCTACCGGTTCATGGGGAAAGCCCACTCGAACGCCTTCGCGCGCCTGCCGATGTTCTTCGACGACGCACCCGACATCGAACGCCACACGCTCGTCGGGCGCGACGAGGAAGCACTGGCGGACGCTGCGGATAGGTTGGGATTCGCCCACACCGAAACCGAATGGGAGGACACCATGAACGAGGTGGATGTCTTCTACAACCTCGGACCGAACCACCTCCACCCCGAGCCGTCGATCGCGGCGCTCGAAGCCGATACACCAGTGTTCTGCGAGAAACCGCTCGCGCCCACGGTGGAAGACGCCGAGCGGATGGCCGCCGCAGCAGGAGAAAGCGACGCCATCGCGGGCTGTGCGTTCAACTATCGGTTCGTGCCAGCCATCCAGTACGCGAAGAACCTCATCGACGCGGGCGACCTCGGCACGATTCGCCACGTGCGCGGACACTACCTCCAGGACTGGGGCACCGACCCCGACGACCCGTGGTCGTGGCGTATGGACGCGGACCTCGCGGGAAGCGGCGCGCTCGGCGACCTCGGTGCGCACACGGTGGACCTCGCGCGCTTTCTGGTCGGCGAGCAAGCAGGGGATATCGAGCGCGTCAGCGGCCACACGGAGACCTTTATCGAGGAGCGACCGGTGGAGAACGGCGACGAAACACGCCCCGTGACCGTCGACGACGCCTATTCGGCACAGGCCGCCTTCGAGGGTGACGCGATGGGTACCTTCGAAGCCTCACGGATGGCGAGCGGGCACAAGAACGACCACACCATCGCAGTACACGGCTCGGAGGGCAGTTTGAAGTTCTCGCTCGAACGGCTGAACGAACTCGAGGTGCTTCGGGGAGATAGCCGAGGCTACGAGACCGTTCTGGTGACCGACGAGTCCGACCCCTACGTCGAGCACTGGTGGCCGCCGGGTCACGTGCTCGGCTGGGAGCACACGTTCGTCCACGAGGATTACGAGTTCCTCTCGGCAGTCGCGGCCGGCGAGCACTATGAACCCTCCTTCGAGACTGCCACCGGGGTCCAGCGCGTGCTCGACGCCATCGAGCAAAGCGACGAGCGCGGCGAGTGGGTCACCGTCGAGTGA
- a CDS encoding oligosaccharyl transferase, archaeosortase A system-associated, whose protein sequence is MSQRRERLAERLPDFGPLLDRVGALYHIPLLLALVGFMFWIRVRNWRNFLVDGQVYFSGNDAWYHLRQVSYTVRHWPSTMPFDPWTSFPTGTSVGQFGTLYDQLVATVALIVGGGSPSEQTTALTLLFAPAVLGTLVAVPTYFLGKRFGGRFGGVVGVAILALSPSTFLGRSVAGFSDHHTAEVLFQVLAVAAIVVALAVAEREKPVYEQFVGRDFDNLRRPIGWGILAGIAILLYVWAWPPGLMLVGIFGVFLLVTLPIEHLRGESPEHVAIVSAIALAVAGLGFLVSFDTFEVSVTNFSLLHPAMAFAGAFGCVFMAWLARQLEARDLPKLAYPGAIFGLFALGALVMALALPDLFSFFVGQLERVVGFGSSATSLTVGEAIPPRNPGQFLFGAYGLGLVTALAGAALLLVRLALGRSEERAGALFVLVWTAFMLAATLTQSRFNYYLVVPIAVLNAFFVGQVLRYVGSTDARSSLRNLRAYQVLTVLAVVFLITAPLAAGGGASVTAAGNYADQSSSPGSTVVGWDGSLEWMANNTPAEGTYGGHDNAMEYYGEYERTDDFDYPDGAYGVLSWWDYGHWITVLGERIPTANPFQQNAGEAANFLLAPNASRANEIARTKDGEGVRYVMIDWKMADPAGGALFSAPFTWYNDGPLSIYEDVTPIATQSSGQQRPTTSFLAYEQRHYETMRTRLYTYHGSAAEPGPVVVDYESPQPLADGTLQSAFAPSGNESAVKRFENVSAARQFVEQDGTAQLGGVGSYPQERVPALEHYRLAHASQANAIGGASGPGPLYRSALQQLRTTGLNATELFGTPTNWVKTFERVDGATVEGQGPPNSTVEATVEMRMPTTNDTTFNYTQQATTNAQGEFTMTLPYSTTGYEQWGTEDGATNVSVRATGPYTFRTPVTGAGDNTSRWNATTEISEGAVIGRTNETVSVDLQRESVSMPATASANGAGGNMSGDAPAGNATDENASAVNASTLATPEIGTPVAARTRVSG, encoded by the coding sequence ATGAGTCAACGTAGGGAGCGACTCGCCGAACGGCTCCCGGATTTCGGGCCGCTCCTCGATCGCGTCGGGGCGCTGTACCACATCCCTCTGCTGCTCGCGCTCGTCGGCTTCATGTTCTGGATCCGCGTGCGCAACTGGCGGAACTTCCTCGTCGACGGACAGGTCTACTTCAGCGGCAACGACGCGTGGTATCACCTCCGACAGGTCAGCTACACGGTGCGACACTGGCCGTCGACGATGCCGTTCGACCCGTGGACGAGCTTTCCGACCGGAACGAGCGTCGGCCAGTTCGGGACGCTGTACGACCAGCTCGTCGCCACCGTCGCGCTGATCGTCGGCGGCGGCAGCCCCTCCGAACAGACGACGGCACTCACCCTGCTGTTCGCGCCGGCCGTACTGGGCACGCTCGTCGCCGTCCCAACCTACTTCCTCGGCAAGCGCTTCGGCGGCCGCTTCGGGGGTGTCGTCGGCGTCGCCATCCTCGCGCTCTCGCCGAGTACTTTCCTCGGGCGTTCGGTCGCGGGCTTTTCGGACCACCACACCGCCGAGGTGCTCTTCCAGGTGCTCGCGGTCGCGGCCATCGTCGTCGCGCTCGCGGTCGCCGAACGCGAGAAACCGGTCTACGAACAGTTCGTCGGGCGCGATTTCGACAACCTACGCCGCCCGATCGGTTGGGGGATCCTTGCTGGTATCGCCATCCTCCTCTACGTCTGGGCGTGGCCGCCCGGTCTCATGCTCGTCGGGATCTTCGGCGTGTTCCTGCTCGTCACCCTCCCCATCGAACACCTCCGCGGGGAGAGTCCCGAACACGTCGCCATCGTGAGCGCGATCGCGCTCGCGGTCGCCGGTCTCGGCTTTCTCGTCTCGTTTGACACGTTCGAAGTGAGCGTGACGAACTTCTCACTCCTGCACCCGGCGATGGCTTTCGCCGGCGCGTTCGGCTGTGTGTTCATGGCGTGGCTCGCCCGGCAACTCGAAGCGCGCGACCTCCCCAAACTCGCCTATCCGGGCGCGATCTTCGGTCTCTTCGCCCTCGGCGCGCTCGTGATGGCACTCGCCCTGCCCGACCTCTTTTCCTTTTTCGTCGGTCAGTTGGAGCGCGTCGTCGGGTTCGGATCGAGCGCGACCTCGCTGACTGTGGGCGAGGCGATTCCACCGCGGAATCCGGGGCAGTTCCTCTTCGGTGCCTACGGGTTGGGGCTGGTGACGGCTCTCGCCGGCGCGGCGCTGCTGCTCGTCCGGCTCGCACTCGGGCGGAGCGAGGAGCGCGCTGGCGCGCTGTTCGTCCTCGTCTGGACCGCGTTCATGCTCGCCGCGACACTCACCCAGTCGCGGTTCAACTACTATCTCGTCGTCCCCATCGCCGTGCTGAACGCCTTCTTCGTCGGGCAGGTGCTGCGATACGTCGGCTCGACCGATGCGCGCTCCAGTCTCCGCAACCTCCGGGCGTATCAGGTGCTCACGGTGCTCGCGGTCGTCTTCCTCATCACCGCACCCCTGGCCGCCGGCGGGGGCGCGAGTGTGACCGCGGCCGGCAATTACGCCGACCAGAGTTCCAGCCCCGGTTCGACCGTCGTCGGCTGGGACGGCAGCCTCGAATGGATGGCGAACAACACGCCCGCCGAGGGGACCTACGGCGGTCACGACAACGCGATGGAGTACTACGGCGAGTACGAGCGCACCGACGACTTCGACTATCCCGACGGAGCCTACGGCGTGCTCTCGTGGTGGGACTACGGCCACTGGATAACGGTGCTCGGCGAGCGAATCCCGACCGCGAACCCCTTCCAGCAGAACGCCGGGGAGGCGGCGAACTTCTTGCTCGCGCCGAACGCCTCGCGTGCGAACGAGATCGCACGCACCAAGGACGGCGAGGGCGTGCGCTACGTGATGATCGACTGGAAGATGGCCGACCCGGCGGGCGGGGCGCTCTTTAGCGCACCCTTCACGTGGTACAACGACGGCCCGCTGTCGATCTACGAGGACGTGACGCCGATCGCCACCCAATCGAGCGGCCAACAGCGGCCCACCACCTCGTTTTTGGCCTACGAACAGCGCCACTACGAGACCATGCGCACGCGACTGTACACCTATCACGGCAGTGCGGCCGAACCGGGCCCCGTGGTGGTCGATTACGAGAGTCCACAACCGCTCGCGGACGGGACTCTCCAGAGCGCGTTCGCTCCATCGGGCAACGAGAGCGCCGTCAAGCGCTTCGAAAACGTGTCCGCCGCGCGCCAGTTCGTCGAGCAGGACGGGACGGCCCAGCTCGGCGGCGTCGGCAGTTATCCCCAAGAGCGCGTGCCGGCGCTCGAACACTACCGGCTGGCACACGCCAGTCAGGCGAACGCCATCGGCGGGGCGAGCGGTCCGGGGCCGCTCTATCGGAGCGCGCTTCAACAACTCCGAACCACCGGACTGAACGCGACCGAACTGTTCGGGACGCCGACCAACTGGGTCAAGACGTTCGAGCGCGTCGATGGGGCGACCGTCGAGGGGCAGGGACCGCCGAACTCGACCGTGGAAGCCACCGTCGAGATGCGGATGCCGACCACGAACGACACGACGTTCAACTACACCCAGCAGGCTACGACGAACGCGCAGGGCGAGTTCACGATGACGCTACCGTACTCGACGACCGGCTACGAGCAGTGGGGCACCGAGGATGGAGCGACGAACGTCTCGGTGCGGGCGACCGGCCCGTACACCTTCCGAACGCCGGTGACGGGAGCGGGTGACAACACCAGCCGGTGGAACGCCACCACCGAGATTTCGGAGGGTGCGGTCATCGGCCGCACGAACGAGACTGTCTCGGTCGACCTCCAGCGCGAATCGGTCTCGATGCCGGCCACCGCGAGCGCGAACGGGGCGGGCGGGAACATGTCGGGCGACGCCCCCGCCGGCAACGCCACGGATGAGAACGCATCGGCGGTGAACGCGAGCACGCTGGCAACACCCGAGATCGGTACGCCTGTCGCAGCACGCACACGGGTGAGCGGATGA
- a CDS encoding carbohydrate kinase family protein produces the protein MPTPDVLVAGEAIVDFLPDRPGPLQAVEGFSRRAGGAPANVAIALARLGERPWFLSNLSTDAFGDFLADTLTSEGVPERFLTRDADHRTTLAFVAHDASADRSFSFYRTATADQHIDPSVVGDDALDGLSWVTLGGVALASDPARSRLLDFAERAREHDCTVVFDPNSRPELWSDTATYERVLDDALALTDVCKVSDEDLAGTRFGDESLDTLLDAGPHTVLSTRGADGARVVADGRAPWGPAEHEHTGYAVEPTDTTGAGDAFLAGALYALANGEPLSETLAFANAVAALATTESGAIAALPDREAVMEFRTN, from the coding sequence ATGCCAACGCCCGACGTTCTCGTCGCCGGCGAGGCGATCGTCGATTTCCTGCCCGACCGGCCGGGACCGCTGCAGGCGGTCGAGGGGTTCTCCCGACGGGCAGGCGGCGCGCCGGCGAACGTCGCCATCGCGCTCGCCCGATTGGGCGAGCGGCCGTGGTTCCTCTCGAACCTCTCGACCGACGCCTTCGGCGACTTTCTCGCCGACACGCTCACATCCGAAGGGGTTCCCGAGCGGTTTCTCACCCGCGACGCCGACCACCGAACGACGCTCGCGTTCGTCGCCCACGACGCGAGCGCCGACCGAAGCTTTTCGTTCTACCGCACCGCAACCGCCGACCAGCACATCGACCCCAGCGTGGTGGGCGACGACGCGCTCGACGGTCTCTCGTGGGTCACCCTCGGCGGCGTCGCGCTCGCAAGCGACCCCGCCCGCTCACGACTGCTCGATTTCGCCGAGCGTGCGCGCGAACACGACTGTACCGTCGTCTTCGACCCGAACAGCCGGCCGGAACTCTGGTCGGACACGGCGACCTACGAGCGGGTGCTCGACGACGCGCTCGCGCTCACGGACGTCTGTAAGGTGTCGGACGAGGACCTCGCCGGCACGCGCTTTGGGGACGAATCACTCGACACGCTGCTCGATGCCGGGCCACACACCGTCCTCTCGACCCGCGGCGCGGACGGCGCGCGTGTCGTCGCCGACGGGCGTGCCCCGTGGGGACCGGCCGAGCACGAACACACGGGTTACGCCGTCGAGCCGACCGACACCACGGGTGCGGGCGACGCCTTCCTCGCGGGCGCGCTGTACGCGCTGGCGAACGGCGAACCGCTCTCCGAGACCCTCGCGTTCGCTAACGCGGTCGCCGCGCTGGCGACCACCGAGTCCGGGGCGATTGCCGCGCTCCCCGACCGCGAGGCAGTAATGGAGTTTCGCACGAACTGA